From the Candidatus Bathyarchaeota archaeon genome, one window contains:
- the purC gene encoding phosphoribosylaminoimidazolesuccinocarboxamide synthase — MGSVKDLKVISNPTVDVMGVGRFEFSDRYSVFDWGKMPDLIEGKGEALCVMGAYCFEQLEEKSICTHYKGLVTKDGKTVKFDELKEPSGVMEVNIVNVHKPQPRLQEGKLCYDYSIYKQDMKNCLIPLEIIYRNGLPEGSSVFRRLKQGKTTYQDLGLDHYPEPGERFSTPIFDVSTKLEETDRYISWNEAAQIAGLTNIDVEAIKVVLTKVNQTITELASKAGLINEDGKIELAFDVDRRLMVVDVVGTLDECRFTADGLHVSKEIARKFYKSTQWYEDAEQAKKDAQEQGRQDWKSLCKTQPPKLPVELKTVISQMYMAAANEMTGRRFFEAPKLVEVVKKYKDYMGEQQ, encoded by the coding sequence TTGGGTAGTGTTAAAGATTTGAAGGTAATTAGCAACCCGACCGTTGATGTTATGGGGGTTGGAAGGTTTGAGTTTAGTGACCGTTATTCGGTTTTTGATTGGGGTAAGATGCCTGATCTTATTGAGGGCAAAGGTGAAGCGTTGTGTGTTATGGGCGCTTATTGTTTTGAGCAGCTAGAAGAGAAGAGTATCTGTACGCATTACAAAGGCTTAGTTACCAAGGACGGCAAAACGGTAAAGTTTGATGAACTAAAGGAGCCCAGCGGTGTTATGGAAGTGAACATAGTTAACGTGCACAAGCCCCAACCGCGCCTGCAGGAAGGAAAACTCTGCTACGACTACAGCATCTACAAGCAGGACATGAAAAACTGCCTCATACCACTCGAAATAATCTACCGCAACGGCTTACCCGAAGGCTCCTCAGTTTTCAGACGCCTCAAACAAGGAAAAACAACCTACCAAGACCTGGGGCTAGACCATTACCCTGAGCCTGGCGAACGGTTCTCTACGCCGATTTTTGACGTAAGCACCAAACTCGAAGAAACCGACCGTTACATAAGCTGGAACGAAGCCGCCCAAATCGCAGGACTCACAAACATTGACGTGGAAGCCATCAAGGTGGTGCTGACAAAGGTGAATCAGACCATAACAGAGCTTGCCTCCAAAGCAGGGCTGATAAACGAGGACGGCAAAATCGAGCTGGCTTTTGACGTGGATAGGCGTTTGATGGTGGTTGATGTAGTAGGCACGTTAGATGAGTGCCGCTTCACAGCAGATGGCTTGCATGTGAGCAAGGAAATTGCCCGCAAATTCTACAAGTCTACGCAGTGGTATGAAGACGCTGAGCAAGCCAAAAAAGACGCCCAAGAACAAGGCAGGCAGGACTGGAAGAGCCTGTGCAAGACGCAGCCGCCTAAATTGCCCGTGGAGCTTAAAACTGTAATTAGCCAAATGTATATGGCGGCTGCTAACGAGATGACGGGGCGCAGGTTCTTTGAAGCCCCCAAGCTTGTGGAAGTTGTCAAGAAGTACAAAGATTACATGGGTGAACAACAATGA
- a CDS encoding formate--phosphoribosylaminoimidazolecarboxamide ligase family protein has translation MMMKNRIEETLKEYNPENVCIGVLGSHSGLEIAAGARQEGFETVVVCQRGRDKTYTKYYKKLFNHTILLDRFADITTPETVKQLTDLNTIFVPNRSFSVYAGYDSIEEKFAVPMIGNRYMLKTEERTAPRNQLWLLEQAGIKTPRTFKEPSEIDRLAIVKVPEKERAIERAFFYVSSPQEYEKKSQERLQKGIITQEALNEAIIEEYVIGAKFNANYFWSPITDEIDLLGFDKRVQTDLDGVLDLPATEQLEMGIPTQNIEIGHMGVTMRESQIEKIFDAAECFVQTCKKEYPPGMIGLFALQGAITKNLEFYVFDVSPRVPGCPCVEPTSPYMKYKYGKEVGPGRRVAMEIKCALAEKRLADVTT, from the coding sequence ATGATGATGAAAAACCGAATTGAAGAAACCCTAAAAGAATACAACCCCGAAAACGTGTGCATTGGCGTTTTGGGTTCACACTCAGGATTAGAAATCGCGGCTGGTGCACGCCAAGAAGGCTTTGAAACCGTCGTGGTCTGCCAAAGGGGCAGGGACAAAACCTACACCAAATACTACAAAAAACTCTTCAACCACACCATACTTCTTGACCGCTTCGCAGACATAACCACGCCCGAAACCGTCAAGCAACTCACCGACCTAAACACCATTTTTGTGCCCAACCGTTCCTTTAGCGTGTACGCAGGCTACGACAGCATCGAAGAAAAATTCGCAGTGCCCATGATAGGCAACAGGTACATGCTCAAAACCGAGGAACGCACCGCCCCCAGAAATCAGCTCTGGCTTTTAGAGCAAGCAGGCATAAAAACGCCCCGAACCTTCAAGGAGCCCAGCGAAATCGACCGCTTAGCCATCGTCAAGGTTCCCGAAAAAGAACGCGCAATCGAGCGAGCCTTCTTCTACGTCTCCTCGCCGCAGGAATACGAGAAAAAATCGCAAGAACGCCTGCAAAAAGGCATAATCACACAAGAAGCCCTAAACGAAGCCATAATCGAAGAATACGTCATAGGCGCCAAATTCAACGCCAACTACTTCTGGTCACCGATAACCGACGAAATCGACCTCTTAGGCTTTGACAAACGCGTGCAAACTGACCTTGACGGCGTCCTTGACCTACCCGCCACCGAGCAACTCGAAATGGGCATACCCACCCAAAACATCGAAATCGGACACATGGGCGTTACCATGCGCGAAAGCCAAATCGAAAAAATCTTCGACGCCGCCGAATGCTTCGTGCAGACCTGCAAAAAAGAGTACCCCCCAGGCATGATAGGGCTCTTTGCACTGCAGGGCGCGATAACTAAGAATTTGGAGTTTTACGTATTTGACGTAAGTCCGCGTGTTCCAGGGTGCCCGTGTGTTGAGCCGACTTCGCCTTATATGAAGTACAAGTACGGCAAAGAAGTTGGTCCAGGCAGACGCGTTGCTATGGAAATCAAATGCGCCTTGGCGGAGAAACGTTTAGCGGACGTGACGACATGA
- a CDS encoding formate--phosphoribosylaminoimidazolecarboxamide ligase → MRLGGETFSGRDDMITGSDTAKILEKYDTGKLAIGTLGSHSSLNIFKGAKEEGFRTVCICKEKDTIMYQKFPLVDELIVVKDFTELLKPQMQEKLRSLNVVLIPHGSFTAYLSTQELTDELFVPMFGNRKLLDWEADRKKQEDWLRQAGLLLPATFKTPEDIDRLIIAKLPGAKGGRGYFLANSPQAFYKKFNEMVKRGLLKEDDVNKVHLQEYALGVNVYPSYFSSTIKDDVEFLAVDRRYESAVDSIGKIPADEQLEIGVNPTYTVIGNFPIVLRESLLPELMRMGDNVHKKAQQLAPPGIIGPYCLETVITEDLKIYTFEISARIVAGTNIGIGTSPYAYLRYGENMYMGRRIALEIKDAVKQKRLHEIAV, encoded by the coding sequence ATGCGCCTTGGCGGAGAAACGTTTAGCGGACGTGACGACATGATAACGGGCAGTGACACCGCGAAGATTTTGGAGAAATACGACACTGGCAAGTTGGCAATTGGCACTTTGGGCTCGCACAGTTCGTTGAATATTTTTAAGGGCGCCAAAGAAGAAGGCTTTCGCACGGTTTGTATCTGCAAGGAAAAAGACACCATCATGTACCAGAAATTTCCGCTGGTGGATGAGCTCATCGTAGTCAAAGACTTCACCGAGTTGCTAAAGCCGCAGATGCAAGAGAAACTGCGCAGCCTAAACGTGGTCTTGATTCCACATGGCTCGTTTACGGCGTATTTGAGCACGCAGGAGCTTACCGACGAGTTGTTTGTTCCGATGTTTGGGAACCGCAAGCTGCTGGATTGGGAGGCTGACCGCAAAAAGCAAGAAGACTGGCTGCGCCAAGCAGGACTGCTGCTGCCCGCCACGTTCAAAACTCCTGAGGATATCGACCGCCTCATCATCGCCAAGCTGCCAGGCGCGAAAGGTGGGCGCGGCTACTTTTTAGCTAACTCGCCCCAAGCGTTTTACAAGAAATTCAACGAAATGGTCAAACGCGGCTTGCTCAAAGAAGACGACGTAAACAAAGTGCACCTGCAAGAGTACGCGCTGGGCGTGAACGTTTACCCAAGCTACTTTAGCAGCACCATCAAAGACGACGTCGAATTCCTAGCCGTAGACAGACGCTACGAATCCGCCGTAGACTCCATAGGCAAAATCCCCGCGGATGAGCAACTTGAAATCGGCGTCAACCCCACCTACACCGTCATAGGAAACTTCCCCATTGTGCTGCGCGAATCATTGCTGCCCGAACTTATGCGCATGGGCGATAACGTGCACAAGAAAGCCCAGCAACTCGCGCCCCCCGGCATCATAGGACCCTACTGCCTTGAGACTGTGATAACTGAAGACCTCAAAATCTACACCTTCGAAATCTCAGCGCGCATCGTCGCAGGAACCAACATCGGCATCGGAACCAGCCCCTACGCGTACCTAAGATACGGCGAAAACATGTACATGGGACGACGCATTGCCCTTGAAATCAAAGACGCCGTAAAGCAGAAGCGTCTTCACGAAATCGCGGTTTAA
- a CDS encoding serine/threonine protein kinase yields MSGSLVVPVEHLVELPYAVVLCYPKPDLVELRRRVQELQCLGVDAVEFSGCARAHAVPFPLLGKGFVGVVVVAFFKGQRVALKIRRVDADRPDMFHEAQMLAKANTADAGPKLLDVSPNFLLMQLIDGNALPRWLETQTDPAFVRRVLAEVLEQCYRLDLIGLDHGELSKAPKHVLVDRNQNPYLVDFETASDNRKTVNVTALSHFLFTSNGKVSCAIAEILGERNKEEIVAALQAYRKDPSRSNFDAILSVALSG; encoded by the coding sequence TTGAGTGGTTCTTTGGTTGTGCCTGTGGAGCATCTGGTGGAGTTGCCTTACGCGGTTGTTTTGTGTTATCCTAAGCCTGATTTGGTGGAGTTGCGGCGTCGCGTGCAAGAGTTGCAGTGTTTGGGTGTGGATGCTGTGGAGTTTTCTGGGTGTGCACGTGCGCATGCGGTTCCTTTTCCGTTGTTGGGCAAGGGTTTTGTTGGTGTGGTGGTGGTTGCTTTTTTTAAGGGGCAGCGGGTGGCTTTGAAAATCCGCAGGGTAGACGCCGACCGCCCTGACATGTTCCATGAAGCCCAAATGCTCGCCAAAGCCAACACCGCCGATGCGGGACCTAAACTGCTTGATGTGAGCCCAAACTTTTTGCTCATGCAACTCATAGACGGCAACGCCCTGCCCCGTTGGCTGGAAACCCAAACCGACCCCGCGTTTGTCAGGCGCGTTTTAGCTGAGGTTTTGGAGCAGTGTTACCGTCTTGACCTAATCGGGTTAGACCACGGCGAGCTCAGCAAAGCCCCCAAACACGTCCTTGTCGACCGCAACCAAAACCCCTACCTAGTAGACTTCGAAACCGCCAGCGACAACCGCAAAACCGTCAACGTCACCGCGCTTTCCCATTTCCTGTTCACCAGCAACGGCAAAGTCTCATGCGCAATTGCAGAAATCTTGGGAGAAAGAAACAAAGAAGAAATCGTAGCCGCCCTGCAAGCCTACCGCAAAGACCCCAGCCGCAGCAACTTTGATGCGATACTAAGCGTTGCCCTAAGCGGTTAA